The Clostridia bacterium DNA segment CGATGTTATAGCAGCTTTTGGAGTTAGAGGGGATGGCTATATTGGCAGCATTAGCATTACTAAGGAAAGCATAGAACGCGATCTTGTTATACATGGTCAGACGATACCCTTGATGTATTTAGAAGACTGGCTAGAATTATATAAACTTATGGGACGTAAAGAGAAAGTGGATATTTTAAACAGGTATTTTAAAACACACTGCAAGTCTCCGCAGACAGGCTTTGAACAGCACTTCGTGGAGGAATCCGATGCGTAGGCTACTAGGACGTATAGCCATCTTTCTTTTGCTGCTCTACTGTTTGCAAATTGGTGGTGAATGGTGGACTATGAATAGAAAGATGGAAAACTTTATCGAGCAGGTTGAGGCCAACAGACCACTTGAAACGGACAATCGAACCGTACCGCTACTAGTTGAAGGGGAAAAACATTTGGGGGCACCTGGAGATATTCCGCTAACATTTGAAGCCTTGAATTTGCCGATCACAATCGCTGTGGGAGGACACTCGGGTGTAGTGGTAGATAATAGACGAGTGGTTGAATCTAGCGGACTGGAATCTTGGGATAAGAATATCACCAAATATTGGAGAAACAATTGGCGGGAACGATATGATGTAGTCTTAATGCTTCGGGTTAAGGGGTCTACAGAAGAAGAGGCTGCCGTGGCAGTAGAAAAGGCCGAGTCTCTGTTGGGAAAAAGATACGACTATTTGTTCAATCGCACAGAATACTGGATTTACTGTTCTGAGGTACCATGGATTGCTTGGAAAGAGGCGGGGTATAATTTGAACTATGACGGATTACAAGTTACTCCGAATGATTTATTAGTCAGCCCAAAGACAGAGATTGTCTATTTAAAGGTGACCGATAAAGAAGGTGTGGCCAAAGAGTATTATCTTTCTGAATAGGGAACAAGTTGGATTGGGATGCGTCTAGAGTATTGAAACAAATTAATAAAGGAAAGGTGATAATGATGAAAAAAAAGATTACGATTATGGCAATGGTACTCCTGTTGTTTACTCTAGTTTTGGGAGGTTGCTCACAGCAGGCGATGCTAGAAGCACAAAACCCAGCTACAATTTCAGTAAGTGCTAATTCATTCATGGATGTGCTACCCGACCAAGCAGAGATATATGTATCGATTGCTTCACGAGGCGAGACCGAGCAAGTCCAAAAAGACAATGCAGCTCTTAGCGATAAGGTGATAGAAGCCATTGTAGACGCCGGTGTTGATAAGACAGATATTGAGACGGTTAGTATTGATTTTCGCCCTAACTATGTCTACAACAAGGAGACATACAAAAGTGAGATTGATGGCTATGAGGCAATTCATCGCTTAAAAATCACGATTATGGATTTGGAACTTGTGGGACAAGTAATAGATGATGCGGTTGTTGCTGGCGCTGAAATGATAGACAATGTTAGCTTCACGATATCGGACGACAAAAAAGAAGAATATAAGA contains these protein-coding regions:
- a CDS encoding SIMPL domain-containing protein (The SIMPL domain is named for its presence in mouse protein SIMPL (signalling molecule that associates with mouse pelle-like kinase). Bacterial member BP26, from Brucella, was shown to assemble into a channel-like structure, while YggE from E. coli has been associated with resistance to oxidative stress.); the encoded protein is MMKKKITIMAMVLLLFTLVLGGCSQQAMLEAQNPATISVSANSFMDVLPDQAEIYVSIASRGETEQVQKDNAALSDKVIEAIVDAGVDKTDIETVSIDFRPNYVYNKETYKSEIDGYEAIHRLKITIMDLELVGQVIDDAVVAGAEMIDNVSFTISDDKKEEYKNALIEEAVASTRTKADAAAAASGESIDGIQTLNVSDDNGTPYYRADYMMEADVASDESYEILPGEVRVNVSVQASYRLK